From a region of the Nitrospira sp. genome:
- a CDS encoding SAM-dependent DNA methyltransferase, producing the protein MNNMPVTLGQLESHLWEAANILRGTVDAADFKTYVFPLLFFKRISDVHDEEYEAALKESGGDEAYALFPQNYRFQIPDHSHWSDVRIKTVNVGQALQTAMRRIEKANPETLYGIFGDAAWTNKERLPDSLLRDLIEHFSRINLGNQAAQADVLGQSYEYLIKKFADLTNKKAGEFYTPRSVVKLMVNILDPRQGESIYDPACGTGGMLLEAIHHVRERNEDDRTLWGKLFGQEKNLTTSAIARMNLFLHGAADFQIVRGDTLRQPAFFSGDNLATFDCVIANPPFSLEKWGEEVWSSDPYGRNFAGMPPGKTGDYAWVQHMVKSMAPGTGRMAVVLPHGALFRMGKEGAIRKKILGMDLIEAVIGLGPNLFYGTGLAACILVFRQRKKRDRKGKVLILDASHQFKTGRAQNELLPEHVERIYGWYRDYKDVEGVARVVTLDEIVANDHNLNIPRYVEPKNEQEVLTVEEAMKRLKGSAEAAFAAEAKLITILKREGLLL; encoded by the coding sequence ATGAACAATATGCCTGTCACCCTGGGCCAGCTTGAATCCCATCTTTGGGAAGCCGCCAACATCCTTCGTGGGACGGTGGATGCTGCCGATTTCAAGACGTATGTGTTTCCCCTTCTCTTCTTCAAGCGTATCTCCGATGTCCACGACGAGGAATACGAGGCGGCGCTGAAGGAGTCAGGGGGAGACGAAGCCTACGCGCTCTTTCCCCAAAATTACCGATTCCAGATCCCGGATCATTCACACTGGAGCGATGTTCGAATTAAGACGGTGAATGTCGGTCAAGCGTTGCAGACCGCGATGCGCAGGATCGAGAAGGCCAATCCTGAAACCCTCTATGGGATCTTCGGCGATGCCGCATGGACGAATAAAGAACGATTGCCCGATTCTCTCTTGCGCGATCTCATTGAACATTTCTCTCGCATTAACCTTGGCAATCAGGCGGCGCAGGCGGATGTCCTCGGACAGTCCTACGAATACCTGATCAAAAAATTCGCCGATCTCACGAACAAGAAGGCCGGAGAGTTTTACACGCCGCGTTCGGTCGTCAAGTTGATGGTCAATATTCTGGATCCAAGGCAGGGCGAGTCTATCTACGATCCAGCGTGCGGGACGGGCGGTATGTTGTTGGAGGCCATCCACCATGTTCGTGAACGCAACGAGGATGACCGCACGCTGTGGGGTAAGTTGTTCGGGCAGGAGAAGAACCTGACGACTTCTGCCATTGCCCGCATGAATCTCTTCTTGCATGGCGCGGCAGACTTCCAAATCGTGCGAGGGGATACCTTACGCCAGCCGGCATTTTTCTCCGGTGACAATCTCGCGACTTTTGACTGCGTCATCGCCAATCCCCCGTTCTCACTTGAGAAGTGGGGGGAGGAAGTCTGGTCCAGCGATCCGTATGGCCGAAACTTCGCTGGGATGCCGCCAGGTAAGACCGGGGACTATGCCTGGGTGCAGCACATGGTTAAGTCCATGGCCCCGGGGACCGGTCGTATGGCAGTTGTTCTTCCGCACGGCGCCCTATTCCGCATGGGCAAGGAAGGCGCGATTCGGAAAAAGATTCTGGGCATGGACTTGATCGAAGCCGTCATTGGACTTGGCCCGAACTTGTTCTATGGCACAGGTCTCGCCGCCTGCATCCTTGTTTTTCGGCAGAGGAAGAAGAGAGATAGGAAGGGGAAGGTGCTCATCCTTGATGCTTCCCACCAGTTCAAGACTGGCCGGGCGCAGAACGAACTTCTGCCCGAGCACGTCGAACGGATTTACGGCTGGTATCGCGACTATAAAGATGTGGAAGGTGTCGCCCGCGTAGTCACACTCGACGAGATCGTAGCCAATGACCACAACCTGAACATTCCCCGCTACGTTGAGCCAAAGAATGAACAGGAAGTGCTGACGGTAGAAGAAGCCATGAAACGCTTAAAGGGCAGTGCCGAGGCCGCTTTTGCGGCGGAAGCTAAACTGATTACCATCCTGAAACGGGAAGGTCTTCTGCTATGA
- a CDS encoding N-6 DNA methylase, with protein MTTHITQQQLESYLWGAASLLRGTIDAGDYKQFIFPLLFYKRLCDVFDEETQAALKESGGDAEFAGFPENHRFQIPAEAHWKEVRKVAKNVGLALQSAMRAIETANPDKLYGIFGDAQWTNKDRLSDAMLRDLIEHFSTLELTLVNLPEDELGQGYEYLIKKFADDSGHTAAEFYTNRTVVHLMTEMLEPEPGETIYDPTCGSGGMLLSCIAHLRRQGQEWRNVKLYGQERNLMTSSIARMNCFLHGIEDFQIVRGDTLSEPKLVQGDRLMQFDAVLANPPYSIKQWDRETFTADPWGRNLYGTPPQGRADYAFWQHILCSLAPKTGRCAILFPHGVLFRQEEAEMRRKLIEADTIECVLGLGPNLFYNSPMEACVVICRASKPKAHKGKILFINAVNEVTRERAQSFLTDDHIERIVKAYKKFKDEPGFTRVATLEQIRVKDGSLSIPLYVEGATTNGNLPTTQTSSLAEALNGWMKSRGEVAETLTKILPKSQSPRLGALLRGSDVCELIKGRSKWTRVRFGDLVENLNETERDPAGAGLERFIGLEHLEPGSLHVRSWGNVADGTTFTRRCRPGQVLFGKRRAYQRKVAVAEFDAVVSGDIYVLAPKDDHLLPELLPFLCLSERFFQHAVGTSAGSLSPRTNWTSLASYEFNLPPLDQQRRIAEIFWAVDEVVTKTYAASEDATAVVEAELDKFLYHSPSWRIAESRNLLAEGPRNGFSPPANPSSGRVPTLSISAIRGGKVVPNGSLKYSDVSDETVAQFRLRRDDILIVRGNGNRLLCGRAGIVEDFPKGCFYPDLLIRLRFRDDCLLPAFAVMQWNERKTHKRLLRKAKSSNGIYKINGQDIQSHQLVVPPIEEQKRFLESMSTKNAVTDALDYSVTNAVKFQSSLINTIFTRP; from the coding sequence ATGACCACCCATATCACCCAACAGCAGCTTGAATCCTATCTCTGGGGCGCTGCCTCGCTTCTACGAGGAACCATTGATGCGGGCGACTACAAGCAGTTCATCTTTCCGCTGCTGTTTTATAAGCGCCTGTGCGATGTATTCGACGAAGAGACGCAGGCCGCTCTCAAGGAATCTGGCGGTGACGCCGAATTTGCCGGCTTCCCGGAAAACCACCGATTCCAGATTCCGGCAGAGGCGCACTGGAAGGAAGTCAGGAAGGTGGCCAAGAATGTTGGGCTGGCACTCCAGTCTGCGATGCGTGCCATCGAAACCGCCAATCCCGATAAGCTCTATGGCATTTTCGGCGACGCCCAGTGGACGAACAAAGATCGTTTGTCCGATGCCATGCTGCGAGACCTCATCGAGCATTTCAGTACCCTGGAACTGACGCTTGTGAATCTTCCTGAAGATGAACTAGGCCAGGGTTACGAATATCTCATCAAGAAGTTTGCCGACGATTCCGGCCACACCGCAGCCGAGTTTTATACCAACCGGACCGTTGTCCACCTCATGACTGAGATGCTTGAGCCAGAGCCAGGCGAGACTATCTATGACCCCACCTGCGGCTCCGGCGGGATGCTGCTCTCTTGCATCGCCCATCTGCGCCGGCAAGGGCAGGAGTGGAGAAACGTGAAGCTCTATGGTCAAGAGCGAAATCTCATGACCTCCTCCATTGCCAGAATGAATTGTTTCCTCCATGGCATCGAGGATTTTCAGATTGTGCGTGGTGATACCCTTTCAGAGCCGAAGCTCGTCCAGGGCGATCGGCTCATGCAATTCGATGCCGTCCTCGCCAATCCGCCGTATTCCATCAAACAGTGGGACCGCGAGACCTTCACTGCTGACCCCTGGGGGCGCAATCTGTACGGCACTCCGCCACAGGGCCGTGCCGACTACGCCTTTTGGCAACATATCCTGTGCAGTCTCGCCCCCAAGACTGGCCGCTGTGCGATTCTGTTTCCGCACGGAGTGCTCTTCCGTCAAGAAGAAGCCGAGATGCGGCGCAAGTTGATTGAAGCCGATACCATCGAGTGCGTGCTCGGCCTCGGACCAAATCTCTTCTATAACTCTCCGATGGAAGCCTGCGTCGTCATCTGTCGTGCGAGCAAGCCCAAGGCGCACAAAGGCAAGATTCTGTTCATCAATGCCGTGAATGAAGTCACCCGAGAGCGGGCTCAAAGCTTCCTGACAGACGACCATATCGAACGCATTGTCAAAGCTTACAAGAAGTTCAAAGACGAACCGGGCTTCACGCGTGTGGCGACGTTGGAGCAAATTCGCGTCAAGGACGGCAGTCTCAGCATCCCTCTCTATGTGGAAGGAGCCACAACCAACGGCAATCTCCCGACGACACAAACGTCTTCATTGGCAGAGGCATTGAATGGGTGGATGAAGTCGCGTGGCGAGGTTGCTGAGACTCTGACGAAGATTCTGCCGAAATCACAATCGCCTAGGCTGGGAGCTCTTTTGCGCGGCAGCGATGTCTGTGAGCTGATTAAAGGTAGGAGCAAGTGGACACGAGTCCGCTTTGGTGACCTGGTGGAAAACCTCAACGAGACGGAACGCGATCCCGCCGGTGCAGGTCTAGAGCGATTCATAGGACTGGAACATCTGGAGCCAGGTTCTCTGCATGTCCGTTCGTGGGGCAATGTGGCTGATGGTACGACGTTCACTCGCCGTTGCCGACCGGGACAGGTGCTCTTCGGAAAGCGCCGAGCCTATCAGCGGAAGGTGGCGGTAGCCGAGTTTGATGCCGTGGTGTCAGGTGACATTTATGTGCTTGCTCCGAAAGACGACCACCTCTTGCCAGAGCTTTTGCCCTTCCTTTGTCTTTCTGAGAGATTCTTCCAGCATGCTGTCGGAACTTCTGCTGGCTCACTCTCGCCTCGCACAAATTGGACCAGCCTAGCCAGTTATGAGTTCAACCTCCCGCCTCTCGACCAGCAGCGCCGTATCGCGGAAATCTTTTGGGCAGTGGATGAGGTCGTCACGAAAACATATGCTGCTTCAGAGGATGCAACCGCTGTCGTCGAAGCGGAGCTAGACAAATTTCTCTACCACAGTCCAAGTTGGCGAATCGCTGAAAGCCGTAACTTATTGGCGGAAGGACCGCGCAATGGTTTCTCCCCTCCTGCTAACCCAAGCAGTGGTCGAGTCCCGACGCTAAGTATCAGCGCCATTCGTGGAGGGAAAGTTGTGCCGAATGGTAGCTTGAAATACTCCGATGTCAGCGACGAAACAGTAGCACAATTCAGACTCCGCCGAGACGATATTCTTATCGTCCGTGGAAACGGAAACCGCTTGCTTTGTGGTCGTGCAGGAATCGTGGAGGACTTTCCAAAAGGCTGTTTCTATCCTGATTTGCTCATTCGACTTCGTTTCCGAGACGATTGTCTGCTGCCTGCGTTTGCCGTGATGCAATGGAATGAGCGAAAGACTCACAAACGCTTGCTCAGGAAAGCCAAGTCTTCGAACGGCATTTACAAAATCAACGGGCAGGATATTCAGTCGCATCAACTTGTCGTGCCCCCAATCGAAGAGCAGAAGCGATTTCTTGAGAGCATGAGTACGAAGAACGCTGTCACGGATGCTCTAGACTACTCGGTAACCAACGCTGTGAAATTTCAAAGCTCCCTCATCAACACGATTTTTACTAGGCCATGA
- a CDS encoding recombinase family protein codes for MKKRVALYARVSTDGQSVENQLGELEAVAVKENWFIVKKFIDQGISGSKGREGRTGFDALHKGIVRREFDLVAAWSVDRLGRSLQDLVALLNELHSKQTNLYLHKQGIDTTTPAGKLLFQMLGVFAEFERSMIVERVKAGLKRARVEGKVLGRPRVSADIEAKVLTLRGKGVGMRKIARTLGIGNCTVQRIVNA; via the coding sequence ATGAAGAAGCGCGTGGCGTTATATGCCCGGGTCAGCACGGATGGACAGAGTGTGGAAAACCAGCTAGGCGAGTTGGAGGCTGTGGCTGTGAAAGAAAATTGGTTCATCGTGAAGAAATTTATCGATCAGGGGATTAGCGGGTCCAAAGGGCGAGAGGGGCGGACTGGCTTTGACGCCCTGCACAAAGGCATTGTGCGCCGAGAATTTGATCTGGTGGCGGCGTGGTCGGTGGATCGTCTGGGCCGGAGCCTGCAAGATTTGGTGGCGTTACTCAATGAACTCCACAGCAAACAGACGAATCTGTATCTGCACAAGCAAGGGATCGATACGACGACACCCGCGGGGAAACTGCTCTTTCAAATGTTAGGGGTGTTTGCCGAATTTGAACGCAGCATGATCGTGGAGCGCGTCAAGGCTGGTCTGAAGCGAGCCAGGGTAGAGGGTAAGGTCTTGGGTCGGCCTCGCGTGAGTGCCGATATTGAGGCCAAGGTGCTCACGTTGCGGGGCAAAGGCGTGGGAATGCGGAAGATTGCGCGGACGCTCGGAATTGGTAACTGCACGGTACAGCGCATCGTAAACGCCTAA
- a CDS encoding DEAD/DEAH box helicase, producing the protein MANAATIEVARGIRHSLAGSALTGRQAKLYSQRLRRDMGRDGLASFLPGDVDAFLDEAMLLLHCGLLERRDNRSSAWRDAIKRAAEILEWLSQSSLKPPEAPLHLLAAAAYQLADYPAMALGHLRHVPDNQPVSVMLRELLRADFPAALKAVHDFWLKQLALGGTDPTAPLDLTIDTFKHVVMCLGTICTYLRTGDGMTDRALVKLEKLAASLLHSHDPYSYLLAMLTATSCRQFVETCLWPQVERLSEGSTSAAREAFIQFARSAFVNRRALIWPAQAAGIERLPENSSFVLCTPTGSGKTTVATLAVVQGLFAAPPENSLDLSEFGLGNLVLYIVPSRALAAEVEGRLAQDLKGIGAAPIVVTGLYGGVDWGPTDAWIQTGTATIVICTFEKADALMRYLGVFFLARVRLVVIDEAHMVEQDRVRVGGLEDGSSRAFRLEQLGARLLRARNNYGFRVLALSAVAARAAPALARWISNSPHAVPTTSSYRSTRQMLGRLEVSAGGQYTIRYDLMDGRSLKFDDERPDDTPFVRSPFPPLPGGINGEEGPEVRMRAPTLWAALQLAAERQDGSKPSVLISLTQNVEAFSATCADLMDRWSENELPNYRALDETNDLWVRCLASAEDYFTVQSIEYRLLRRGVAVHHGKMPGLLARRLKAVIDQGLVRIIIATSTLSEGVNIPVSFLLIPSVCRGSAVMSLQEFTNLIGRAGRPGVSSEGSALVVLPERLVTRNPKGRPRLTSSRQWKGYEGLVAGIEETTMASRDGAPEDAASSPLAHLLRALEAAWVQLTGGGTHEHFMTWLERTAVIGDDGEAGLAYRYLDTLDSFLIAAIQEVEDLQLAELATEQLEAELTAIWRRTYAFASVHEEERLAEIWFARGRVIKAHYPEATQRRRIYKTSLSPRSARSLLDLVDTARATLESGAGYSRWTSEQRFTFIRDVVALLSQVPSFKISTTLGRRRNFHDWPRLLRWWLAKPSLSVLPVPGEITTWYEFVAQNFVYRSAWGLGSLIGLLLDAGQGERPIRALEISDWPRSGLPWIAFWMKELITWGTLDPVAAFLLARGDAIDRPRAEELARSYYDSFPEGADPNEVLDPRTVRDWVDVRRIPPEESRTVRELFIASDLVRPVSEYQQSRLMVSPLEHEDRLSWIDSAGYIVAQSEKPVDWPDNFSTFEFELNVPDRRIVGNPYLRYAQQ; encoded by the coding sequence ATGGCAAATGCAGCCACTATTGAAGTTGCGAGGGGCATCCGTCATAGCCTAGCAGGTAGCGCACTCACCGGGAGACAAGCCAAGCTCTACAGTCAACGTTTGCGTCGTGACATGGGTCGTGACGGTCTAGCAAGCTTTTTGCCCGGCGATGTTGACGCCTTTCTAGATGAGGCTATGCTCCTGTTGCACTGCGGCCTACTTGAAAGGCGCGACAATCGGTCGAGCGCCTGGCGGGATGCGATCAAGCGCGCAGCGGAAATCCTGGAGTGGTTATCACAATCCAGCCTCAAGCCTCCCGAGGCACCCTTGCATCTTCTTGCTGCGGCTGCATATCAGCTAGCGGACTATCCAGCTATGGCACTCGGCCACCTCCGTCATGTTCCAGACAATCAACCGGTTTCTGTCATGCTACGCGAATTACTACGGGCCGATTTCCCAGCAGCACTCAAAGCGGTGCACGATTTCTGGCTCAAACAATTAGCTCTTGGAGGAACAGACCCAACCGCGCCATTAGATCTCACAATCGACACGTTTAAGCATGTTGTCATGTGTTTAGGAACAATATGCACCTACCTACGGACCGGCGATGGAATGACGGATCGTGCGCTCGTAAAGCTTGAGAAGCTTGCGGCGAGCCTCCTCCACAGCCACGATCCTTACTCCTATCTCCTTGCCATGCTGACAGCTACAAGCTGCCGACAATTTGTTGAAACCTGTCTGTGGCCACAGGTTGAGCGTCTCAGTGAAGGCTCCACAAGCGCAGCTCGCGAGGCATTCATCCAGTTTGCACGATCCGCCTTTGTTAACCGCCGCGCACTCATCTGGCCGGCGCAAGCTGCTGGCATCGAACGCCTGCCTGAGAACTCCTCGTTCGTTCTCTGCACACCGACTGGATCCGGCAAGACAACCGTCGCCACTCTGGCTGTGGTACAGGGCTTGTTCGCCGCCCCTCCAGAAAACTCGCTCGACCTTTCTGAATTTGGGCTGGGAAACCTAGTCCTCTACATTGTGCCCTCACGCGCACTTGCAGCTGAAGTCGAGGGTCGTCTTGCACAGGATCTAAAAGGGATTGGTGCAGCCCCGATCGTCGTCACGGGACTATACGGCGGTGTCGACTGGGGCCCAACCGATGCATGGATACAAACAGGTACGGCTACCATCGTTATTTGCACGTTCGAGAAAGCGGACGCCCTGATGCGATATCTTGGGGTCTTTTTCCTTGCCCGTGTCCGCTTGGTGGTCATTGATGAAGCTCACATGGTCGAACAAGATCGAGTTCGTGTTGGTGGGCTTGAAGATGGCTCTTCACGCGCATTCCGTCTCGAACAGCTCGGTGCGCGTCTGCTTAGGGCCCGTAACAATTACGGTTTTAGAGTACTAGCGCTCTCTGCCGTTGCGGCTCGCGCAGCTCCGGCCTTAGCCCGATGGATTTCCAACTCACCTCATGCAGTTCCGACGACATCGTCCTACCGCAGCACCCGACAAATGCTTGGCCGACTGGAGGTAAGCGCCGGAGGCCAGTACACCATCCGTTATGATTTGATGGATGGGCGATCCCTTAAGTTCGACGACGAACGCCCGGATGATACACCTTTTGTCCGCAGTCCCTTCCCTCCGTTGCCTGGTGGTATCAACGGAGAAGAGGGGCCCGAGGTACGCATGCGCGCTCCGACCCTCTGGGCTGCCTTACAACTCGCTGCTGAACGGCAAGACGGATCGAAACCGTCCGTTCTAATCTCATTGACGCAGAACGTTGAAGCATTTTCCGCAACATGCGCAGACCTCATGGATCGTTGGTCAGAGAATGAGCTGCCAAACTATCGAGCCTTAGACGAGACCAATGACCTATGGGTTCGATGTCTCGCCAGCGCAGAGGATTACTTCACGGTTCAATCTATAGAGTATCGACTGCTTCGTCGCGGAGTAGCCGTCCATCATGGAAAAATGCCTGGCCTTCTCGCCAGACGGCTCAAGGCTGTTATCGACCAAGGTCTTGTACGGATCATCATCGCAACTTCGACGCTTTCGGAAGGCGTCAATATTCCCGTGAGTTTCTTGCTGATCCCTAGTGTTTGTCGTGGCTCGGCCGTAATGAGCCTGCAAGAATTTACAAATCTTATTGGTCGAGCTGGCCGTCCTGGCGTTTCCTCCGAGGGTAGCGCGCTTGTCGTCCTGCCTGAGAGGCTCGTGACACGTAATCCCAAAGGCCGCCCGCGACTGACTTCCAGCCGGCAATGGAAGGGCTATGAAGGTTTGGTAGCTGGCATCGAGGAGACAACCATGGCCTCAAGGGATGGGGCGCCGGAGGATGCAGCATCAAGTCCGCTTGCTCACCTGCTTCGTGCCCTCGAAGCCGCATGGGTACAACTAACAGGCGGTGGTACCCACGAGCACTTTATGACATGGCTCGAACGCACGGCTGTCATTGGCGATGATGGAGAAGCAGGATTGGCCTATAGATATCTGGACACCCTGGATTCCTTCCTAATCGCAGCGATTCAAGAGGTCGAGGATTTGCAGCTCGCGGAGTTGGCAACTGAGCAGCTTGAGGCGGAACTCACCGCTATTTGGCGCCGAACATATGCATTCGCTTCAGTCCATGAGGAGGAACGCCTGGCCGAGATTTGGTTTGCGCGAGGGCGTGTGATCAAAGCACATTATCCGGAGGCAACCCAGCGACGTCGCATCTACAAAACAAGTTTGTCACCAAGGTCGGCGAGGAGTCTTTTGGATCTTGTCGACACCGCTCGAGCTACTCTTGAAAGCGGTGCTGGTTATTCACGATGGACGTCCGAACAACGATTTACCTTTATTCGTGATGTAGTGGCTCTTTTGTCTCAGGTGCCTTCTTTTAAAATCTCAACCACCCTCGGTAGACGTCGGAATTTCCACGACTGGCCAAGACTGTTGCGTTGGTGGCTTGCAAAACCTAGCTTGTCAGTCCTGCCAGTACCAGGAGAGATCACAACATGGTATGAGTTTGTCGCACAGAATTTCGTTTACCGAAGTGCGTGGGGGCTAGGAAGCCTGATCGGTCTTCTCTTGGATGCAGGTCAAGGTGAACGGCCGATTCGCGCCCTTGAGATCAGTGACTGGCCTCGAAGCGGCCTGCCCTGGATTGCTTTCTGGATGAAGGAATTGATTACCTGGGGCACGCTCGATCCCGTTGCTGCATTCTTACTCGCCCGAGGAGACGCCATTGATCGTCCTCGAGCCGAGGAGCTAGCTCGTAGCTACTATGACAGCTTTCCTGAAGGCGCCGACCCCAACGAAGTGTTGGATCCCAGGACAGTGCGTGACTGGGTCGACGTTCGACGCATTCCTCCAGAAGAGTCTCGGACAGTCCGAGAGTTGTTCATCGCCAGCGATCTTGTTCGCCCAGTCTCTGAATATCAACAGTCTCGCCTTATGGTTTCGCCGCTTGAGCATGAGGACCGGCTGAGTTGGATTGACTCCGCCGGCTATATTGTTGCGCAGAGCGAAAAGCCCGTTGACTGGCCTGATAATTTCTCGACTTTCGAGTTCGAGCTTAACGTTCCAGATAGAAGAATTGTGGGCAATCCATATCTCCGATACGCGCAACAGTGA